In the genome of Dehalococcoidia bacterium, the window CGCATTGCGTCCGCCACTCCCGGTGACAGCCGTTCGTGCCGATGTACTCTTCGTAGTCGGTTTTGCCCACGTGGAGCACCAGCGACGCGCCGTCCACGTTGTAGGACACCAGCCGGTAGAGCGGCTCCGCGGTAATCACGCGCCCCTGCCCACGCAAGGCATCGGCGCTGCGTCGGACCTCCGTCCGCTGGGCCTCTGTGAGCGTGACGGTGGCCGCGCCGTCGAAGCGGCACACCACGTCGTTCGGACGAAAGCGCCCCGTAGCCAGAATGTGGTAAAGGCCGGAGACGTGCAAGGATGCCTCCCGAGAGAAGTGCGCCGCGCTCATTGTAGGCGTGCGTCTCCGGCGAGGCAAGGCCCCTGCCGCTGCGGCGCGTCTTAATATGACTCGAACCGGCTGCGGACTGGACTCGTTCTCCGTTTGACCGCCGTAGGGCGGACTCCTATAATGGTTGTAGGGGGAGTGTTAGCTTGTCGCGCCGTGCGCCTTCAACCGGCCGCGCGCGGCTCGACGGGGAGAGAGCGTGACAGCAATATGATGACTGAAGAGCAGGTTACCCTTAAGCGCGACTGCGAGGCGACTCAGGTCCCCAGCGGCGTGAAGCTGCATCTCACCCAGGGCAGCCTTGTGGTGATTCTGCAGACGTTGGGGGGCGCCTTCAGTGTGATAACGGAGCAGGGGGACATGGCGCGCATTGCGGCGAAAGACGCCGATGTCTTGGGCAAGGTGGTCGCGCCCGTCGCACAGGCGGCCCCCGCCGCGTCACAGGGGCCGGTGGACGAGACGCTGCTGTGGGAGCAGTTGAAGACCATCTTCGACCCGGAGATCCCGATTAACATCGTGGACCTGGGGCTTATCTACGGCTGCCGCGTCACGCCTCTGCCCCAGGGCGGGAACAGAGTGGACGTGAGCATGACCATGACCGCGCCCGGCTGCGGGATGGGCGATGTGCTCAAGGTGGACGCCGAGGCCAAGCTGCTGACCGTGCCCGGTGTCACCGAGGCCTGCGTGGAGGTGGTCTGGGAGCCTGCCTGGAGCACCAGCTTGATGACCGAAGAGGCGAGGCTCGCCCTCGGCATGTGAGCCGCCGTGTCGCTTGCGGCGTGACAAATAGAGAGCGTCCTTCTCGTACGAGAAGGACGCTCTCTATGTTTACGGGACTCACGAGAGTCCGGCGCCAAGGCTGGCGGGACTCCCTCCATCCGCACGGCTGCGTCTCGGACAAGGGCCGAACTCTTGACCTATGGGCGGACGATGGTGTCTAGCGGAAAACCCAACGTGGGTTAGTGGCCACCGCAGGCGCAGCCGCCGCTCCCGCAGCCACCCGCACCGCTCCCAGCCTCGCTCCCGGATTCGCTGCTGCTCCCGCAGGCGCAACCGCCCGCGCCGCAGCCGCCGCTCCCGCAGCCACCTTCGCCATGCATGTGCTGCGCGTTGGGGTTGGTGATGGTGAATCCCTTGCCCTCCAGACCGCCCGCGAAGTCAATCTCCGAGCCGGCCACGTAGGGGGCGCTGGCGGAGTCCACCAGTATCTTCAGGCCTTCGCTCTCCAATTCGGTGTCGCCTTCGCGCACCTGGTCGTCGAAGCCAAGGCCGTATTGGCCGCCGCCGTTGCGATTGTCCAGGAAGAGACGGAGGGCCAAGCCGTCCTTTTTCTCCTGGGCGATGATTTCCTTGATCTGGGCCGCCGCTGAAGGTGTAATGGTGATCATGGCATTATCTCCTCCCACCTGTTAGTTTACTCCATCGCCGTCCTGGAGGCCAGTTCACGGGCCTCTGACGGCGATGGGCTCTTTCACGGGATGCATCGGCTTCACCGCCACGTCCGCTTTCGGCGGCGTGGGACTGGTCCGTGTCACCAGGTCCTCGATGGTGGTGGTGTCCAGGACATTGCGGATGGCCTGCTCCACCGTCCGCCACACGTCCCGCTGGGCGCAGGCCGGGACCAGGGAGCACTTGTCGAGGTTGTCCATGCAGGGCACCAAGGTCGGCGTCTCGCCGAGGGCCGCCACCACCATGCTCAACGTGATGTCCGTGGGGTTGACCGCCAGCGCGTGGCCTCCCTGGGGGCCGCGCTGGCTCCGCGTCAGCCCTCTCCTGTTCAGCGTATGCAGGAGTTGCTCCAGGTACAGCTCCGGGATGGCGTTGCGCCGGGCGATGTCCGACGTGCGGGCCAGCCCCTGGTCCACATGCTGTGCCATGTCCACCAGCGCCCGGACTCCATAGTCAACCGCTATCGGAATGTGCATAAGCGTTTCTCCCCCTGGCCAGGCCTACTCAGTCGAGATTTCTTTTCCTTTTCCTGCCAGAGCGGCGTGCATCGTGTGCCACGGCAGGGTGGCGCATTTGACGCGCGCGGGATACTCCGAGACGCCGGAAAAGACCTCCAGGTCGCCCAGTGCGTCGGCGTCGAAATCAGCGCCTGGCTCCCGCGTGATCATGGCGCGGAATGCTTTGAACAGCTTCTCCGCCTGGGCCACGGTCTTGCCCTTGACGTTTTCGGACATGAGTGAAGCGGACGCACGAGAGATGGCGCAGCCCGAACCCTGGATTCCGACATCCTGTATGACATCGCTCGTCACCTTCAGGTACACGGTGAGCTTGTCTCCGCAGAGAGGGTTGTAGCCGTCCACCTTGCGGTTCGCGCCCTCCAGTGCGTGGAAGTTCCGCGGCTTGCTGTTATGCTCGCGTATGAGGTCCTGGTACAACTCGCGCAGGTCAACGGACGACACTACTTCAAGACCTCGATGACGCGCTGCATGCCCTGCGCCAGCGCGTCAATCTCCTCTCGCGTGTTATAGAAGGCCAGAGATGCCCTGGCGGTGGCGGGCACGCCGAACCGGTCCATGAGTGGCTGCGTACAATGATGGCCCGTCCGGATGGCGATGCCTTCGCCGTCCAGGATGGTGCCGATGTCGTGCGGGTGGACGCCCTCTAGGACAAAGGACAGGATGCTGGCCTTGTCCTTCGCCGTGCCGATGATCTGCAGGCCGTCAATGGCGGCCAGGCGACGGGCGCCGTAGTCCAGCAATTCGTGCTCATAGGCTGTTATCCTATCGAGTCCGAGGGCGGTCACGTAGTCTATGGCCGCTCCCAGGCCGATGGCCCCGCTGACGTCGGGCGTCCCCGCCTCGAACTTATAGGGCAGGGAGTTGTATGTGGTCTTCTCGAAGGTGACAGACCTGATCATGTCGCCGCCGCCCTGGTAGGGGGGCATGGCCTCCAGCAGCTCCGCCCTACCGTACACCACGCCGATGCCGGTCGGCCCGAAGACCTTGTGGCCGGAGAAGACGTAGAAATCGCATCCCATCTTTCGAACGTCCACCGCCATGTGGGG includes:
- the sufT gene encoding putative Fe-S cluster assembly protein SufT, which gives rise to MMTEEQVTLKRDCEATQVPSGVKLHLTQGSLVVILQTLGGAFSVITEQGDMARIAAKDADVLGKVVAPVAQAAPAASQGPVDETLLWEQLKTIFDPEIPINIVDLGLIYGCRVTPLPQGGNRVDVSMTMTAPGCGMGDVLKVDAEAKLLTVPGVTEACVEVVWEPAWSTSLMTEEARLALGM
- a CDS encoding Rrf2 family transcriptional regulator, which produces MHIPIAVDYGVRALVDMAQHVDQGLARTSDIARRNAIPELYLEQLLHTLNRRGLTRSQRGPQGGHALAVNPTDITLSMVVAALGETPTLVPCMDNLDKCSLVPACAQRDVWRTVEQAIRNVLDTTTIEDLVTRTSPTPPKADVAVKPMHPVKEPIAVRGP
- a CDS encoding iron-sulfur cluster assembly accessory protein, whose amino-acid sequence is MITITPSAAAQIKEIIAQEKKDGLALRLFLDNRNGGGQYGLGFDDQVREGDTELESEGLKILVDSASAPYVAGSEIDFAGGLEGKGFTITNPNAQHMHGEGGCGSGGCGAGGCACGSSSESGSEAGSGAGGCGSGGCACGGH
- a CDS encoding SUF system NifU family Fe-S cluster assembly protein; its protein translation is MSSVDLRELYQDLIREHNSKPRNFHALEGANRKVDGYNPLCGDKLTVYLKVTSDVIQDVGIQGSGCAISRASASLMSENVKGKTVAQAEKLFKAFRAMITREPGADFDADALGDLEVFSGVSEYPARVKCATLPWHTMHAALAGKGKEISTE